From the Bacteriovorax sp. Seq25_V genome, the window TGTCGCTAAGATAATATGTATACCGGCCGCTCTCGCTTTTGCTGCAAGACGAGCAATATTATTTTCAATTTCTTTTCCAGCCTTAGTTAAAATAAGGTCAGCGAACTCATCCACAATAATTACAAGATAAGGCAACTCGTAATCCTCAGCTCCAGAGTCTTCATAAAACTGATGAATATTTGCAAGCATTGATGGCGTTGCCTTCTCGAGCTTATCATTAAATCCTGAAATATTTCTAACCCCAAATTCACGAAGAATAGAATATCTTCTTTCCATCTCCTGAACGGCCCACAATAGAGAAATTGAAGCCGTCTTCGCATCAGTAATTACAGGCATCACAAGGTGTGGAAGTTTTGAATAAAGAGCAAGTTCTAATTGTTTAGGATCAATTAAAATTAACTTCATTTTTTTCGGAGACTTCTTAATCAATAACGAAACAAGAAGAGAGTTAATAAAAACTGACTTACCAGCACCAGTCGCACCGGCAACAAGCATGTGCGGACAACTTGCAAGATCGATAACAAACGGCTCACCAAATGCATCTTTACCCATCGCGATAGGTAGTCCATATTTGGATTTTTGAAAGTCGTCTGAATTAAGTACCTCATCAAGGTAAATAATCTCACGCGGATTTCTTGGTACTTCAATACCAACAGTATCTCTTCCCATCATTGATGGAACAACTCTAATAGGTACACCATACAAAGCAAGTGAAAGATCCTCTGTCGCATTGGATATCTTCGATACTTTTACACCTGCGCCAGGCTTGAACTCGAACGTATCTACAACAGGCCCTTTTAGAACATTAACAATATTACCTTCAATCTTAAATTCATTGAGCTTAGCTTCTAGAAGACCTATGATTTGTTCAAAGTATTCGCTATCTGGCTCACGATTCTGCTTAGCTTCTCTAGTTTCGCTAAGAGTTTCAACAATATTAAAATACTTATTGTCAGAAGAGGTATCCGCAAATTTATTAAGTGTTTTAATATCTGAAACCATTCTAACCTGAGGTTCTCTTCTTGGGGCTACACCAGTGTCAGCATCAAGTTCGTTACTAGCATTCTCCAAGTTTTCGTTTACGTTATCTGATTTAGGGCCAAAAACTTGTGTAAAACTCTTTTCTTCTTTTGCTGCCACAACTTCATCAGAAGATTCGTCAGTTGAGTCCGACTTATTGAAAATCGAAGGAACAAACTTTTTAAATCTAGACTCTTTATCGTCAATTTTTTCTACAGATGACTTCTTATCATCTGGCTGACTTAAAAAGAGTGGTTTTTCACTCGTCTT encodes:
- a CDS encoding DNA translocase FtsK → MKRNILKSQLFLLFVMTIFSFVTFYYGNDLPDNSFAITSAGSGNIITYYFFSLVTYVSYYTGPWSIVPFMIFAFCFTFIYDKRTFMVDTLNFFALIFFFSTAVYFAYPSALGRGIYFFLHDFFEPLWLGLYCFTSLILFLVGTFRSSFKDTLQHAFVAVKSIPSKYRAVNEKVKSLPFLQKSEGVHTPSVENKVSSLLKSKTSEKPLFLSQPDDKKSSVEKIDDKESRFKKFVPSIFNKSDSTDESSDEVVAAKEEKSFTQVFGPKSDNVNENLENASNELDADTGVAPRREPQVRMVSDIKTLNKFADTSSDNKYFNIVETLSETREAKQNREPDSEYFEQIIGLLEAKLNEFKIEGNIVNVLKGPVVDTFEFKPGAGVKVSKISNATEDLSLALYGVPIRVVPSMMGRDTVGIEVPRNPREIIYLDEVLNSDDFQKSKYGLPIAMGKDAFGEPFVIDLASCPHMLVAGATGAGKSVFINSLLVSLLIKKSPKKMKLILIDPKQLELALYSKLPHLVMPVITDAKTASISLLWAVQEMERRYSILREFGVRNISGFNDKLEKATPSMLANIHQFYEDSGAEDYELPYLVIIVDEFADLILTKAGKEIENNIARLAAKARAAGIHIILATQRPSVDVITGVIKSNFPTRVSFRVTSQTDSRTILDKMGAERLLGKGDMLYKHGISTQRVHSSYVNEDEIEALTNKLEDIPCEFNTNAMDFLESGGEVETDDYTYGSHIPSSSDSADDDMYGEALKIVVESRSASASMLQRRLRIGYNRAANLVEEMERRGVVGPAQGSKPRKVLHSGDDAQF